The Hordeum vulgare subsp. vulgare chromosome 7H, MorexV3_pseudomolecules_assembly, whole genome shotgun sequence DNA window ccacaagacatcggaaaagagtaagaagatgtcagcgacaaacaagaaaaatgttgcgaagaagaagcatcaccatcgcacggggtcaggtggttacctcaaagcccgacctttgtgggacaaggttgagaatgacctgattgctaaaggggtcgaaccagagacattcaGATGGCCAGACcattgccggacttggttctttggggttggcggaaccttggaccctgtatcagggaagtgcgtttggatggaagagcaactgcgaatacctgTCATGAAGCTTCGACACTATATCACCGGagcacaggaagggacgttcgttccagatagacagaaggacgagctcacaatggccctcaggaatcctgagcaccctggacggacaagaggcacgccaggctcccttccgtggaacgCTAGGTTTtcggacgcagggggttacaaaacccatgagaggaggaagaaagtggagcatagccaactgcaggcgctgcacgaaagggtacaagggctagaggaacgagaagcagatcgcagcaagcgacctgccgaagcttcccctgaagctaccccgccatctcagcggagaagcagcatggcttccactgagcagactcagcagctggagcctgtcttcacgggctaccccgtggatgctatcacagagtctcaatattgccaccttatgacgcgatggatgacattgaaagtcaaggcggttgttggctctgttatacctaatgaacgtggctcaacctaccacggccagccgactccacaaggatatgctagggtgatggtgcatcaaataacggacggatttgaggaacttgagcttgaccaccctacgggtgaaggggagattcggctgggtttTTCTCTaaagactccatgcctatggcagaaagagctcatcaaccttccgaactggactcctccgcctcctcctcctcctccggcgagtcatggcactccgcctcctccgccgcctcctccggcgagtgatcagggcactcagcctccttctccggcacatggcggcactccgcctccttctccgcctgcgccggcgcgcccgagcagccagctgcctcctccttctccgcctcgtcaaaaAGGGaggaagagacccgccgccgctccggctcctccggcgcatcgtccttctcctccgcctcgtaagacaggaaagacagccgcagccgctccgtctactccggcgtctagcagtacagccagaggcaggcaatatagatacggtccttctctaaagactccagagaagttaccatacgagaggagccaggaggaaatcACAAAAatcgtggaagccgaagtgaagaacttctttgaaggggtgaaagcaaaaaaacatccacctccgaaggagaagatagatccggtaaaagcaaagcatactctggctgccctgaagaaaccaccaaagtctccggcggaaggcaactatgagcgcattattagaAAGGCATTTATCGGAgcggagcggtcgggaagtactatcagtgatcaaaggttagcaaAACTACGAGCTGGGAGAAAAGTTGCCCAGCTcagcgaacaagcgaaccaatcgttccccccgctccaggtgtctagcgtcgtcgcgaatcatccgggcgggatggtgcccggttataacgatcttggagattacctgcccgacgatgcacattttgatttcttggaggtggacAAACACAGATACATGtatgggaagcctctcgtcaaagatgaaaaatctctaacaacgatgatgcgaagattccatgattggtatatgAAAACCTGCAGAGAGTCTGAGGGGAGGAATATTTTCACGCTCAGAGTTAAAGAGGAGCAAGACCTCGTTGGAATTGATctgttgaatgttccatttgaggagttcttcgagtttttcaatctaaagtCCCTCGATAAGtcaatgatcacttgctactgcctgtaagtagtactacttctgtcattaagtctctatatataggtcagctctttcattgcacgtatctttaattattctcactatattatgcagattgaagatcgtcgaattgaagaaaagacaaatcggtgatattgggttcattaacacaaatctcatagatgcatatatggttaaatttcaggccaaagataccgaggccaagatGCTACAATAGTttatattaaatcaaaacaaagctataatactcttcccttacaacttcgagtgagtgttactgtcttgtgcatattcggtttcccatattagtcgaggttatagtaatgtaattgatgagttatgcatgcttgcgcaggttccactatattctcctagagattacacTTGatcagggactagtaaccgtcttagactcgagacgaaaagatcccaagaagtacgcggacatgactgaaattctagagaagtaagttaaatctatcattatcgcaccatatcggcaacttcaatttgttcatttcctgatatcaagtaattgttttctttgtctggcagggtttggagtaaattcacctcaaaaactccaggactgccaaagaagctgcagtttagacacccgaaagtaagtactatagtagcatatatgttccacgcatctcctagtgattcaagcgctagtttcatcaataccatttagcatgcttgctaattatcagtttgattgacctctatttcttgtaaagtggttgtggcaggaagaagggattaattactgtggatactacatttgcgagtccatccgccacacgacctgtgagcggggctactccgagaaacaatatgaagtgcataaataattatattcacaattttattttattaccatcatttgggttcagtttcatttattcatatatatgtattgacccccttcttcaaattagatacttCGGATGTGAGATGAACTCCTAGCACCAGATCGTATGCAAGGAATTCAacaggaattggcggcattctttcttgaccacgtgatcgctaaagacggagaatactatgtggaccctgcaaggttcaattttaattaggagattatattgtaaaagatacttatattgtatatatgtagccagtagcgtcggatagatatacgagaacttgttgttcgaccaatctctcagagaaggagaggtggtcgatatcacttctctttgtatgcatctgttcatgacgatcttctgtttccttcatttgcttaactagctagcgtgtctagtcctctctatacgtatagtacgtagcgtcgaccaagcacggagataagaaatgacacttctctctattaattagcatgctaacacaatatatgaaacacctaaattaacccccccaaACCCCCAAACTCTTCCCctccccctttcaaaaaaaacaaaaaccccagaaCCTAAGAtggtgacgcgtggatgcctattggtcccggttggtgccaccaaccgggaccaaagggcctcctgcctgggctcgccgcaccggccacgtggaggcccatctgtcccggtttatgcaagaaccaggactaaaggtttagggcattagtaccgatactttagtcccggttcaaaaactgggacaaatggccctcacgaaccgggacaataggtcctttttctactagtggacgcagaagggaaggcaatatataaccaaagacacaaagagaatcccctacccatcgaggagattagaagtgcagtacaggatgttgaagagggacggttcttacccgatagagagaatgacgagttcacacgcgcccttgggaataaggaacacaaagggcgagcacgaTGCTTACCAGGATCCCCGCCGTGGATTCTTGCATTctccgaggaaaggaagagatttaCCAATAGAAGCCATTAGAGGAGAAAGGAAATGGAGGCACGTGATAAAGCGGCTGAGGCAGACAGGctgcataatctagaagaagcagtaaagcgggtgcagcaggatcaaatcgacagacaacaaggtagcggccaatctcaCCGGCTCATGATAGAAGATGCATCAAATCGGAAAAGGagtgtcgcttccacgcagctccaggatgTTGGTGATGATGCACTGACGACGGATCCTCCTCGTCTCTACCCAGTGGATGGTATCACAGAGAGCACACgttgtgagctaaaggtgaaacttgctaacttgaggttgacggtggcggtcggcatggccataccaattggacataatccaactgggcattgctctccggttccagaagggtacgctgtcgtcgcggtggatgaagtgatgaaataTTATGAGGAGCCgaagctcgaccaccctgcaggtgaagatattgatttgactcaacttggagaagtcaagaaacagaccgttgtatggccaaaggaggacatcttgcttccaaattggatgccaaggccaccgactcctcatagcagcaacccttcttcgcctccacctcaccagtctccagcgcaaccgtcgtcttcgctgcctcatcattctccagcgcaaccgtcgtcttcgccgcctcacgagtctccagcgcagccgtctccaccgccgcatcagccgtctccaccgccccgtcagccgtctccatcCACTGAGGATCGGAACAAAAGTGGAAACGTACCCCCGctaatagtggcggcagaaaggggatccgatcaccaaaacgtaagttgtcgcccctcccaaaagtacctcataagaatatggagaagagaccttgggactatactggagaggataatattaagagggcagacgcccaGCATGAACAGTGGAAGGCTCAAGTGGCTAACACGAAGAAACCAAAAGAGCCAGGGTTCCCGGACACCCTAGAAGAACAGGCCGcgtgcgtgaaaatgctgaaaaaccttgcagttccccgccaccgttgccagcagactatgaatgctctattatcaagtcggctcaggcaaaaaagcagcggttgaagagtagttCGTCCAGCAAGAAATCAGttacccagctcggacaacagaaaaaccaatcgtggcccccgctcaaagtgtattccgatacaaatgTGTGCTTGAGAGGAGCTGCGGTCCAAtagaggaatgatgaaacagctgACATGGATCCGGATTTTCTTGCACAatacggagaagcggccaaggctcaaggcatgtctatggatgagtacttaaaccatttgGAGGTATTCACTAACGTAGCATAGACGTACCGGTATGGggctcctctcgtcaaacctgagttagtcaacaaaaatgcgaagattgcatgactggtacatgcaagcatgtgtTCAACAGGCAAACTGGATATACCTTGAATTTAAAAACGAGCATTTCGGGCATGAAGATGGCGTGgtaatgattgaattcgacgaattatttcaATTATACCAACAAGacaccctcgacaaatctatcatcagtgcctattgtttgtaggtattattaatttatgtcattaagtcttactcggCTCATTCtttcatgtataatcttactcatcactatattaattttgcagaatgaagattctcgaatgcaaaagaggacaaatctatgacattgggttcattgacccatatttcattcatcaccaaagtctcGCAACGAGTCCCCACGatacagagaataacttggtacaagggttaaggttttccgGTACCATAAGGgagatactatttccttacaacttcaagtgagtgttactacacacattctattttcacttactcgatgttattataagtgtataatcgactcgttatgcgtgcgcaggttccactttattttgttaatcattgtacctgagaAGGGagaagtaatagtcatggacGCGAAATGCACACCCCTCGATGAATGaacgaacatgcaggaatgcctctaGAGATAATTttaatcattatggcactatatcggcaacttctcgttcattCCCTGATAGAAAGGAATTAATATAGAattcctttattcatttccttttcttggtagggcttggaaacggttcaccgccaaggctcggggtgattggaagtcagagcttacatttaaacaaatagatgtaagtaactactagctagatgcGCGCATctttttattctagtttcaataccattataattcttgattatgtttttgattgaactctcttctcgtaaagtgcttcaggcaggaacatgggaacaatttatgtggatattgtgtttgcgagttcattcgccagacgaCCCATGAGAAGGGAAAAAAAcgggacataaaaaaattgaagtatgataaacaatactcacagctttattttattaccgtgaattgtgttcggtttcattgacatatattgacccattctttaaattagatcgaacggttgcgggacggtcttataccacaggaacgtgtacgagcaattcatgAGGAAATTGTCGaattcttagatgcagaggtcctaggtGTGAAGGGACAATATTATTGCCCGTCGATGAGAATGGTATGAAATGTTATAGTGTAAAAGCGACATATGTGCATATGTGTAACTCGTCTCTAAATTTtttaatatgttcgacaaaggacGACgggtgagatggtgtaatatattcgtgacgatgatgtgcaatatagttattCTTTTATTGTTGTGTATATACCATCCAATTTAATGCAAAATAAGAATGaaaaagtgcccaaaacaaaTAGATGGGAAAAttgggggcagcaaaatagccccatccaatttagtgcaaaaccctaaaccctaaaaattgctcaagaaaaaCAGCGAacaaatagccccggttcgtaatacgaaccgggactaatacccctgctccccctcgctcccagccccaccacgtggaaggtgtttagccccggttcggggccgaaccggggctagcattagtcccgattgattagtcccggttcacgaaccgggactaatggcccaaccgaactAGGGCTAAAGaccatttttctactagtggagtaAGAGAAAAATTCATGATCTCTTCGACACATTGGCGACTATGCCATTACAATTTAATAATAGTCTCATGTTGGGACTCAATAAGAGCATTAGCTTCACCTAATTGGTTAAAGAGAGCCACAAAGTGCTTCTGGGTCTCACCCTAAGCTTTGAACTTGTCGATGAACTTGTCAaactcattcccatcatcctttgCATCCATGCTATCGGCCACACAATACATCAAAGATGGGTTAGATGAAATGATTGGTTTAGGGGGAGGGGTTATCTTATATGCCTTGGGCAGGAGGCACTTATGGCTAGTTGACGGTGCATAACCCAGTCAGTACCCTACCCTCGATAGGGTACCCAGTGTTGCGGGAAGTACCAGATTGGACCTTGCATAGGGTTTTACTCAAGTTCGCGCCTCCAATGAGGTATAATATCCTACGCCCTGCCTTGCCTTATTAGTGATGTGGGTGTAACGTACATTCCAATTTGATCAAGCAAGAAATGCGAAAAGAAAGAGAATATGAGGCCTTGTACAATGCTAGATGCTTAAGGAGGTGCTTAGAAAAATAAATCGGGTTTTCTGAAGCACCAATGCTTATTTATACAAGAGAGATGCCTAATTAAATTTCTACCCTGTAAAAATAAACATCGGCTTAAGaaaaccctgatttttttctctgACAACATGTTTGGTAACTTTTAGATAGGGAATGGTAATTTAGAGAAGGGAGTTGTAATGAGAATAGGAATTCCCTCTCAATTACCACCCCTCCCTTGCTAATAAAATGGTGGAAGTTGGACTCTAAACTCCCACGTCCAGTAACTCATAAGTTCTTATTCCCCCGAACCAAACATGTAACTTTATATTTCAGAATGCCCGAATTTTCATTCCCTCTCTCTAATTACCTCCAACCAAACAGGTTGTATGTACCATTCCTAAGCATTGCATTGTACAAAGGCTAATGTTACCATGTATAAAAGATGGGCGTGGCAAAGCCCTCAATGCATGCACATGCATGCATGGTACTCTAAATATTTGTTGTTAGAaaaaactagactagttctcctcaactataaataattaggTACAGATGAAGTAGGACGAAACATGTGGTCAGTTGTGTTGGCAATCAAGAATTCTTCTGAAATCAGCCAGGTGAACATTATTAGAattgtgtcgaatattgtgtacctaggaggttacagttggactctgagtagtattgtgtttagaGAGTATATGGAGTCATGTCCTAATAGGACACTTGACATCACATATATAGAAGGGGTAGACACACGAcataacatatatcaacataATAGCACAGACACACGGGGAGCTGGCGGCGTGTGCCGGCGCCCGGGCGGTCGGGTGCGGTATTCTGACGGTGTCACGAGAAGGAGCGCCGTAGTAACACTTTGGAATGTAGCCAtgtcggtgaacctcgttaacaaatcttgcCCGTATGATTGCTTGGTCCTTGATAGATTGACAGAACACGTCTgattattctaacaagtggtatcagaggaaAGTTACGAAGAGATGGTTGTGCGTTGATCTAGAGGAAGGTCGAAGGTGATCGTGGCTGTGAGTTGTATGAACAACGGAAGCAGCGGAATTGATCGCTCGGTCTTTGATAGAAGATTAGTCTAGTAGATACAAGACAGTCAAGATGATTCGTTGTTGATTCGTTGGAGGATTACAGTATGGTCAACAAAATCAAACGGATGCAATCGAGAGTGGTGTTTTTCGACGGAATGGAAGCAATCGGAAACAGACCGACAGAATCAAGCTGAAGACTGGATCGCGACGCTCTCGGCGAGTTGGAAAATCACACGCGCAAGAAGGAAGTGATCGATCTGATCGAACATGTGGCAGCGGCGGCGCTTGCTCGCGCGAGGTGGCATGTACGTAGGTTGTCCGTTGCCGTGCAGGTGTCCAGGAGGGTCCTGTTCCAAGCGATGGTTGCATCAAGAAGCTACGGGTCTTGATGGGTGGACGAACCACTCAAAACCAGCTGAGGATGGCCCATGTTGGTGCACGTTGTGTGGTGGGAAGCCGGAACGGCATTTCCTATTTGGCGCGCATGTGACGTTCGTAAATGGGCCGACCCATCTAGGCGTCggttgatgattttttttttaaacttCCGTGAACTATTAAATTTGTGgatgaacttttaaaaaaaaataatGAATATTTTTTATGATTGATGAACTTTTCCCTGAAAATCTatagaacttttctaaaatattaaaATTCTATTAGCTTTTTTGAATAacgatgaactttttcaaaatttcATGAACATCTTTTTGAAAATGGTTTAATTTTTATcagcattgatgaacttttttaagaTTGATGAACTCTTTTTTTAGTTTAATGAACTATTTTTTAAAATAcgtgaacatattttgaatttcTATGAAGTCTTTTCAAATTTAATAAACTTTTTCCAAATAGGACGAACTTTTTTTCAATagcgatgaacttttttcaaattgatgaactttttttaaagttgatgaatattttttaaagatatgatttttttccaaatggatgaacctttttCTTTAAATGTGTAAACTTTTTTAGATTTCATATTTTTTtcataaaaaatagaaaatatggACGTATTTTTCTACTGAATCAACATaagaaaaaagacaaaaaaaactGGGTAGCACTCTAGTGGACCGGTCCAAGCCAGCGACGCTACACACGCCAGATCGTTAACAGATGCCTGCAGCGCTGCATAGGATCTCCAACCGGAACCGCAGAACGTGTGTACGAGGAAGTTGCAGGGTGAGAATTGTTAAAAAAATTTGGTTTTGAAAGGTATTACAACGTGTTGGAACGTGGAATCTGCTGGTGACTAGCATGTTGATCTCGTGCATGAAAAATAGTAGAACAAGAAAATAGTCAGGAAGTCACATGGTGCTACAGGAGTGAATGAAATTGTTTATCGCACACGTACACATGACACTACACGGACTATGTTTGGGTTCTTTGCTTCATATGATAAGGAGATGACGATATGGAAGCAGTGGTGTTGTTCGACTAGCAGTCAAACGGAATTGAGGATGAAGATGTGCGTAGAAGGCTCGGGTGAAGTCTGGAGCGCTTCGTGACACGGATCAGGAATACATAGGGCGTTAAGCAATGCACGGATGTTTGAGGTGGACACGATGCAGGGTGGGACATTGTTGCAGTCCGATATTTTTGGTTGGATCGGACTGGACTGTCTGACGGAGGATATCGGTTAAAGCAGAAGACGACGATGATTTCAGCGATGACTACGTAGGAGCGTGATGGAGATTGTGATCGACTTCTAGGGCATGAAAACACGCGGTGCATGCTCGAGGGCTTGTGCGGCTTTGACAGACCATGGCGCAAGGTTGACTCAATGAACTGCACACACGAGAGCTTGAAGTCGACATGCCGCTGGGTAGCAGGACCAGCTAcatggagtcatgttgaaggtggagctAGTGTCCAGCAGAAGACTTCACTCTATGTTGATGGAGGGGCTACGACGTAAGTTAAGAGAGAGTCGAAGCCTATTTCAACGGGATAGTGAGAGACACGTGGATCGGactgggtaccagtggtctgttgGATACGTGATACTCCGCATCGGTCGGTGATGATCGATGGGTTTCTGCAATAGGGGTTTGAGTGGTTTGGGTCCGCGGCCCTAGTGACTCGACCAGGACAGCAGGGGCTCGATGAGGTGATAGCGATGAGGTGTGCGGTAAGCACGGCACACAACGACATACCAACACACTAATGGTGAGACATGTGGTCATACAAAGTGTGCGGAGATGCTGAAATAGTGTTGACGAGTACTAGATTCAAGTTGGTGACTGGGTCTAACGGTGCTAGTTGATGGAAAAGAGTTGACCATGAAGAATCTGAGAAAGTGACAGAAAATCTGAAATTGTCAAAAGCGAAGAGAGTACATAGTCGTATATTCTATAGTGTTAAGTGCGGATGACAAGTACAGAAGAAGGCGGAGTGCTATAGCCATGGGACATGTTAAAGACTATCCGGGAAAAAGGTGAGACAACTGCGAATTTGACTCAGGGTGACGTAGGGCGAGGATAAAATTCCTTCACGTTTCGGACAAACAGTCAAGAAAGAGCAAGGATGTTGAGTACAGATAACTCTTATATTTTGCGTCCAAATGTGGGTTGTTCACTTTCTCGTAGGTCAGTGATCGGCGTGTGATGGCGTTGAACGGATACTCCAAAAGTTGAGAGCACGAAGTAGAGTAATAAGAAACTTAACTTTGCTCGAGTTTTGACTAGGAAGAAGACGAGAAGGGACTACAGTTGCACGTGGAGTCATATGAAGTCTCGGACTAGCAGCGATGTTCATGGTGTATctcaagtccaatgtacatgAAGGATTGACGCATGGACGAATCCAAGGTGATGGAGAATATTCGCTGAGACGGAGTTTGTTAGAATTGTGTCGAATATCatgtaggttacagttggactctgaATAGTATTGTGTTTAAACAAGATATATATGGAGTCGTGTCCTGATAGGACACTTGTATCTTTGACCTCTCATATATAGCCGgcgagacacacgatgtaacataTGTCAACATAATTGCATAGACACATAGGGGAGCCAGCGACGTGTGCCGGCGCCTGGATGGCCGGGATGCGgcattgtgacggtgtcacggggaggaaCGTCCATAGTCATCCTTGAAGATTTAGCCATGTCAACAAAACTCGTTAACAAATTTTGTTGTCGTGTTTATGTGATTGGTTGGTCCTTAATAGATTGACATGACACCTCTTCTAACACAGATGTAAACATTTTTCATATTCAAAGTAAGCACCCATCGcctcaacctctttattcatacTTGAAAACCGAAAACGAAAGTACAGGGTACTGACACATGCAGCAGGTACATATATAGAGTGGCGGTACGCGTCGATCGGCTACTTTTCTATACGAGGAAGGAAATCAGCAACTGAAGGGAACAAAACCAATCTTCTCGGACACAACGTTGTAGATCACCTCGGCGGAACGCTGCTGCGTGTTGCCGATGATGGAGATGTCATCATCAACCGCCGCGAACGCGAGGCACCCGTAGGCCGGTTGCGCCGCGTCAGGGAACATCATGATCCCGAAGAAGTCGAGCTTGAACACGGCTCCGTCGCTGAACTTGAACGACACCCCCGGTATAAAGATCGCGCTCTGGCCGGAGAAGTCGTAGCAGGTGTCGAGTTCTTGGAAGGGCGGCGCCGGCTTGTTCCCCTTCATGGTGAACTTGAAGCGGTCGCGGAGCAAGTTGTAGGCCTGAGTGGGGATGTACGTGAGGGTGGTGCCGGAGTCGAGCAGGGTGCCCTTGCTGGTGAACACGGACGGCGGCACCGGCAGGACGTAGCCACCGATGTTGATGGACGCGAGCTCCACGAAGTAGAAGGATGGGTACTGCGGCTTCTTGATCATCGCCGTGTACTGGACCTTGCCGGTGTCCGGGGCGGCGCCGATGCTGAGGAACCCGGGCCTCGTCATGTTGTGAGACGGCAGACAGTAGGAGAAGGTGCCGTCGAACGAGGAGGCCGTCTGCGAGGCCAGCGAGAGCTGGCCACGGCCGAGGCCAAGCAGCCCGTCGGTGGTGCCGAAGTCACCCAGGTTGGTGGTGCCGCATCCGAACGGGAAGCTGGAGAAGGTACGCGACGAGGAGAAGGTCAGCGTCTCCTGGGAGAGCGCGCCAGACGTGGAGGATCCATCGCCATAGCCGATGGTGTAGAGGCAGGTGGTGCCGTTGCACATGCCGCCGGCCACCGAGCACTCTGGCGTGCCGCAGCGCACGACGTTGTAGGTGGAGGACTTGGTCGGGTCGAAGAGCGGGTCGCGCTGCTGGTAACAGTGGCCAGTGCACGGCTTGCACTGGACCCACGACAGGTCGCTGCCGGTGTCGAAGAGCAGAGCAGATGGCTGAGGCGGCGTGCCGAAGCCAACGACGACGATGAACTCCGTTATGTTGTAGCCGCTGGTCCCCGGGACGTCCGGGATGGTGACGGACGGCCCCTTCGCTGGCGCAGGGGCCGGCGGGAGGTATATCGGAGGAAAGGCAACCGCTGGTGCAGGAGGCATCCCCTCTGATGGTGCGGGGTTTGGCGGGAAGAACATGGGTGGGAAGGCGACGGCTGGTAACATCGGAGGCATGCCATCTGCTGGCGCGGGGCTTGGCGGGAACATCGGAGGCATGGGAGGCATCGCCGAAGGGTCAGACCTTTGGCGGATGGTACTCAGCCGGGCTCTGTCGTGGCTGAGGATGTCGCGACTGCGTCCAGCCTGCTCGGCCGCACCGCAAGATGGATGGATGGTGAACTTGTTGCCAGAAG harbors:
- the LOC123412585 gene encoding aspartyl protease family protein At5g10770-like, which produces MASSRWPSSLLCSLLVLALLCGVALAARPTRYLSVSLDQVLGSKQARAQCYDPSSFAGEASGNKFTIHPSCGAAEQAGRSRDILSHDRARLSTIRQRSDPSAMPPMPPMFPPSPAPADGMPPMLPAVAFPPMFFPPNPAPSEGMPPAPAVAFPPIYLPPAPAPAKGPSVTIPDVPGTSGYNITEFIVVVGFGTPPQPSALLFDTGSDLSWVQCKPCTGHCYQQRDPLFDPTKSSTYNVETLTFSSSRTFSSFPFGCGTTNLGDFGTTDGLLGLGRGQLSLASQTASSFDGTFSYCLPSHNMTRPGFLSIGAAPDTGKVQYTAMIKKPQYPSFYFVELASINIGGYVLPVPPSVFTSKGTLLDSGTTLTYIPTQAYNLLRDRFKFTMKGNKPAPPFQELDTCYDFSGQSAIFIPGVSFKFSDGAVFKLDFFGIMMFPDAAQPAYGCLAFAAVDDDISIIGNTQQRSAEVIYNVVSEKIGFVPFSC